A window of Dickeya zeae NCPPB 2538 contains these coding sequences:
- a CDS encoding LysR family transcriptional regulator — translation MSVRPTARLSRADLADLNSFLVIHRLRSFTQAAVELGITTSALSHAIRNLEARLGVRLLNRTSRTVSPTEAGDNLAKRLEIGFLEIGGALADVNRHRDRPVGRLRLNALQDGARLLLATHLPKFLHSYPDVDVEVAVDDHMIDIVAAGFDAGIRFGGTVPEDCVAVRIGSPLKWVAVASPRYLHRSAPLHVPEDLKLHNCIQIRTGQGVIYRWDFEKDGEHRAIDVPGQLCVNETTLGIDIAVASGGIMYCLEDRVREHLQCGELQVVLPDWAPVEPAFHIYYPGHRQVPPGLQELIEILRQSG, via the coding sequence ATGAGTGTTCGCCCCACCGCGCGCTTATCGAGAGCCGACCTGGCCGACCTGAACTCTTTCCTGGTCATCCACCGTTTGCGCAGCTTCACCCAGGCCGCTGTTGAACTGGGTATCACCACCTCGGCACTGAGCCATGCCATACGCAACCTGGAAGCCCGGCTGGGCGTGCGCCTGCTCAACCGCACCAGTCGCACGGTGTCGCCAACCGAGGCGGGTGACAACCTGGCAAAACGGCTGGAAATCGGCTTTCTTGAAATTGGTGGAGCCTTGGCGGACGTGAATCGTCATCGCGACCGGCCAGTGGGCAGGCTGCGGTTGAACGCGCTGCAAGACGGCGCCCGACTCTTGCTGGCCACACACCTGCCGAAGTTCCTGCATAGCTATCCCGACGTCGACGTCGAGGTCGCGGTAGATGACCATATGATTGATATCGTGGCCGCAGGCTTCGATGCCGGTATCCGTTTCGGCGGCACGGTGCCAGAAGACTGCGTTGCGGTCAGGATCGGCTCGCCGCTCAAGTGGGTCGCGGTAGCGTCACCGCGCTACCTTCATCGCAGCGCGCCACTGCACGTCCCCGAAGACCTGAAGTTACACAACTGCATCCAAATCCGTACCGGCCAAGGAGTCATCTACCGATGGGACTTCGAGAAAGATGGCGAACACCGCGCTATTGATGTGCCGGGCCAGCTCTGTGTGAACGAAACGACATTGGGTATCGACATTGCGGTTGCCAGCGGAGGGATCATGTACTGCCTGGAAGATCGTGTCCGCGAGCACTTGCAGTGTGGCGAATTGCAGGTGGTGCTGCCGGATTGGGCACCGGTAGAACCGGCGTTCCACATCTACTATCCCGGTCACCGTCAGGTTCCACCGGGCCTACAGGAGTTGATCGAGATCCTGCGTCAGAGCGGGTGA
- a CDS encoding metallophosphoesterase, which yields MFHFVLFVLYLYVVCRFVFPLPWRMRYHVLLAIVLLLTSKYHLIQQWVFGTMFSPEIPRAWVVLFGGLFCVFVLLFFLTAVFDVLLGVVWLVRRGRAVDERFRTRARYIVGIAALVLSAIGVHQSMQIPEVRRIELTLHDLPPTLDGFRLVQLTDLHISRLLNGPWARQVVERTNALNPDLIVITGDLIDGTVSARHDDVKPLRDLRARHGVVTILGNHEYYFNAAQWTDVFEQLGMHVLVNQHQRISVDGVGLVVVGLADLAALEYGQPGPDAAHALQDVPHEAATVLLTHRPVDTTMHAQSGVDLQLAGHTHGGMIRGFDALMVAPLNDGFASGYYSVADMHLYVSNGTGLWNGFPIRLGVPAEITEITLRSPDR from the coding sequence GTGTTTCACTTTGTCCTGTTTGTCCTCTACCTCTATGTGGTGTGCCGCTTCGTGTTCCCGCTGCCTTGGCGCATGAGATACCACGTGTTGCTGGCCATCGTTCTGCTACTGACGTCCAAGTATCATCTGATCCAGCAATGGGTCTTCGGGACGATGTTTTCCCCGGAGATACCACGTGCATGGGTGGTACTATTTGGTGGGCTGTTCTGCGTCTTCGTACTGTTATTTTTCCTCACGGCAGTATTCGACGTGCTGCTGGGAGTCGTTTGGCTGGTACGGCGCGGTAGGGCTGTTGATGAACGATTCCGTACACGGGCCCGCTATATCGTGGGAATTGCGGCGCTTGTTCTCTCAGCCATCGGTGTGCATCAGTCCATGCAAATTCCGGAGGTGCGACGCATCGAGCTGACATTGCACGATCTGCCCCCGACTCTGGATGGCTTTCGTCTGGTGCAGCTCACCGACCTGCACATTAGCCGATTGCTGAACGGCCCGTGGGCACGGCAGGTTGTCGAGCGCACTAACGCCCTGAATCCTGATCTGATTGTCATCACCGGCGACTTGATCGACGGCACAGTATCGGCCCGGCACGACGATGTGAAACCGCTAAGGGATCTACGCGCCAGACATGGCGTCGTAACGATCTTGGGTAATCACGAGTACTATTTCAACGCCGCTCAGTGGACAGACGTGTTTGAGCAATTGGGTATGCACGTGCTGGTTAATCAGCATCAGCGTATATCGGTAGATGGTGTTGGGCTTGTCGTGGTGGGTCTGGCTGACCTTGCCGCCCTTGAATACGGTCAACCAGGTCCCGATGCTGCACACGCCTTGCAAGACGTGCCTCATGAAGCCGCAACGGTATTGCTGACCCACCGTCCGGTAGACACCACGATGCACGCGCAGTCCGGCGTCGATCTTCAACTGGCGGGGCACACTCACGGCGGAATGATTCGGGGCTTCGATGCCCTAATGGTCGCGCCACTCAATGATGGCTTCGCCTCCGGCTACTACTCCGTTGCTGACATGCACCTGTATGTCAGCAATGGCACGGGGCTCTGGAATGGATTCCCGATCCGTCTCGGCGTACCCGCCGAGATCACGGAAATCACACTTAGGTCGCCCGATCGCTAA